In one window of Drosophila mauritiana strain mau12 chromosome X, ASM438214v1, whole genome shotgun sequence DNA:
- the LOC117148858 gene encoding uncharacterized protein LOC117148858 produces the protein MLASLNRITGLPAELLDLYGLVVHFLLRGETTLVYYNPAGLDCSWGVLWQRNLTVHPQIVWQRNYSYPDLNDQFNAELFVLACLPMDSTAAIQLETLANSLNHLRTVVRLLIEVAGPDQESLARQYLSFCLRRSMLHVELYFRDYHHSLILYSFQVFPSFELVMRRIAGGQGVKLFLHKLDDLRGHRLRVIPDLSPPNTFFYRDARGDNQVTGYLWDFLATFAGRVNAGLEVVRPSWRAGSASDSSYMLEYSAKGLIDVGLTTTLITKRNHWAIHQYTYPLLVSSWCTMLPVEKPLATPDLFGRIVCPALAMTLLLIILVTWLVFRHLRCLARWKNSRPARIVPHLLALLLLTTCSAQLLSLLIFPPYHVRIASFEDLLRGDQKILGMRNEFYDLDGAFRARYAGVFHLIDDPNELYDLRNHFNTTWAYTMAYIKWLVIETQQRHFSKPVFRWSKDLCFFDFMPTSVIVAPDSIYWESLKDFTFRIHQAGLMKHWVRKSFYDMVKSGKMSIKDYSDLETIKPLNIRDLDIVWRVCGAAIAVASAIFLMELLYFYINVFLNSL, from the coding sequence ATGTTGGCAAGCTTGAACCGGATCACTGGCCTTCCCGCCGAACTGCTGGATCTCTACGGCCTGGTGGTTCACTTTCTGCTGAGGGGAGAGACCACACTGGTGTACTACAATCCCGCAGGACTCGACTGCAGTTGGGGGGTTCTGTGGCAGCGGAACCTGACTGTCCATCCGCAGATCGTGTGGCAGCGCAACTATTCATACCCGGACCTTAACGATCAGTTTAATGCGGAGCTCTTTGTGCTGGCTTGCTTGCCGATGGACTCCACAGCTGCAATTCAACTAGAAACACTAGCCAATAGCCTAAACCACCTGCGTACGGTGGTTCGATTGCTTATCGAAGTGGCAGGTCCTGATCAAGAATCGCTGGCCAGGCAGTATCTCTCGTTTTGTCTGCGCCGGAGCATGCTGCATGTGGAGCTGTACTTCCGGGACTACCACCACTCCCTGATCCTCTACTCCTTCCAAGTGTTTCCCAGTTTCGAGCTGGTAATGCGTCGGATTGCAGGCGGTCAAGGCGTGAAATTGTTTCTCCATAAATTGGATGATCTGAGGGGACATCGTCTGCGTGTAATTCCGGATCTCTCGCCGCCTAACACCTTCTTCTATCGCGATGCCAGGGGCGACAACCAGGTGACCGGTTACCTGTGGGACTTCTTGGCCACTTTTGCCGGTCGGGTTAATGCTGGTCTGGAGGTAGTTCGTCCCAGTTGGCGGGCGGGTTCGGCCTCTGATAGTTCCTACATGTTGGAGTACTCCGCGAAGGGCCTCATAGACGTGGGCCTGACCACCACGCTGATCACGAAGCGGAATCACTGGGCCATCCATCAGTATACCTATCCGCTATTGGTCTCCAGCTGGTGCACTATGTTGCCGGTGGAAAAGCCATTGGCAACTCCAGATCTATTTGGACGGATCGTGTGTCCAGCGTTGGCGATGACCCTGCTACTCATCATCCTCGTAACGTGGCTGGTGTTCAGGCATCTGCGTTGCCTGGCACGTTGGAAGAACTCAAGACCGGCGCGGATCGTGCCCCACCTGCTGGCCCTGCTCCTGCTGACCACCTGCAGTGCCCAACTGCTATCGCTCCTGATCTTTCCGCCCTACCACGTGAGAATAGCCAGCTTTGAGGATCTGCTTCGCGGTGACCAGAAGATCCTGGGCATGCGAAACGAGTTCTACGACTTGGATGGGGCTTTCCGGGCGCGGTATGCAGGCGTATTTCACCTGATTGACGATCCCAACGAGCTGTACGATCTGCGCAACCACTTCAACACAACGTGGGCCTACACCATGGCCTACATAAAGTGGCTGGTGATTGAAACCCAGCAGCGACACTTTTCCAAACCGGTTTTCCGTTGGTCTAAGGATCTCTGCTTCTTCGACTTCATGCCCACCAGCGTTATTGTGGCCCCCGATTCGATTTACTGGGAGTCCTTAAAGGACTTCACCTTTCGAATCCACCAAGCAGGTCTAATGAAGCACTGGGTCCGAAAGAGCTTCTACGATATGGTCAAGTCCGGCAAGATGAGCATTAAGGACTATAGCGATCTGGAGACTATTAAGCCCCTGAATATCCGGGACTTGGATATCGTCTGGCGGGTCTGTGGAGCAGCTATCGCAGTGGCCTCTGCGATTTTCCTGATGGAGCTGTTGTACTTTTACATCAACGTATTTCTCAATAGCTTGTAA